Sequence from the Equus quagga isolate Etosha38 chromosome 15, UCLA_HA_Equagga_1.0, whole genome shotgun sequence genome:
cctggccCAGGCGGGTtctagctttgtgatcttgggcaagtgacttcatgCTCTATGCCTGTGCTTGTGACACAGGCCCAAGAATGTCCTACATTCCAGGTGATCACAAAGGTTACACGAGAAAATACAAGTAGAACTCTTGCCACGGTCCAGCACAGCATTAGATATTAGTTTGAATGTTATTGCATTAAGCTGGtgagagaatggaaaaacaaagtaaaatgagCAAATTTGGAGGGTGCCTGGGCTCAGGAACTCCAGAGGTGGTTCTCCCTCAGAAAACCCCATCACCTCCTCTCCACACAGGCTGCTTTGTTATAAACCATGTGCCCTAGGTGAGTGTTCAGGGCCCAGTGAAGGAAAGCACAGGAGAACTTTGCCCCTTTGCTGCCCCACCCCTCAATCCTGAGTCCTGGGCATCTTCCTTTCTACTGGTCCCCATTTGGGGTACCTGGAGGCAGCCACCATCTCAGAGATGCAGGAGATCTTGGGGTGTGCTCGCCCTCTCTCCTCACGCCCAGGCTGCCCATCTGCACTAGCTCATGGCTCCAGTCTTCCCTTGTGTGCGGCATGAATGTGAGTGCCCTCCTTCTGTGACAGGACAGGAGCCTGCCTCTGTGTTTTCTCCCTTACCTCTGAAGGCCATGGTTGGGGCTCACTGATGGCCATTTCCTTTTCCCTGGAACCCGTGCGTGGGCCTTGACTCCAGGGAATTGAGTCTACCTGTAGctagagatggggaggaggaaggggagagagactcTGGGCCCTGGTATGGGGAACAGGGCTCCTTGGTCCACACTGGGCTCCAGGAAGAAGCACATGCGGGGCTGAGGCAGAACTGCCCTCCACCTGTGCCCTCCCTTCAGGCTGTGcgtcctctctcccttcccaggagCTGCGGGTTATCCCTTGTACTCACCGCTTTCACAGGAAGTGCGTGGACCCATGGCTGCTGCAGCACCACACCTGCCCCCACTGTCGGCACAACATCATAGGTAACTGTCACATGCCTTCATCGTTGCTGAAGAGTCACTGTCCCTACCGAGTGCCTAGCAAGAGCGTGGCATATGCTACAGGCTGGTGCATGAGCAAGGCCACCAAGCATTGCCATCTGGACTTGGAGGCATGGCGACTTTGGGTTCTGGAGGTCACCAGGCCTCTAGACCCTGAGGAGAGCCTGGCCTGAAGAATTGCCCTGAGTTCAAGTCTTGGCCTTCACGTGAACCAGTtttctgaccttgggcaaggcatcTGGCCTCTCCAGGCCTTAGGCCCGCGATCTCTTTAGCGGGAATGACAGTGATGACGCTTGCCTCTGCCCAGTGCTACAGGGTTGTGGTGCTGCTTCTGTGTCACTGTGGTGTTGGCTGAGGGGGCTGGAACACAGGGTGCACTCAGAGTAGTTCTTTTTCTAAGAGGGAAATGagtttcatctttgtatcctatCCTGTTGCTCTCTGCAAACTCCTGTGGGGAGATGGGAGATGGGCCCTGACAGGTGTGGCCACCTTTCAAATAGAGAAGCTGGTCAGCTCTGGCAGCATGGCTGAGTTTGGTGACACCTTAGACTGGGCACCTTGGCATGTGATCAAGCCTGCTGCTTCAGTCTTTGCCCTGATTCATCCCTCCTAGCCCCTGGCCCCAGCGTGCTCAGCTGctgactttccttcctccccttctccccagaacAAAAGGGAAACCCAAGCACCATGTGCGTGGAGACCAGCAACCTCGCACGCAGCCGGCAGCAGAGGGTGATCTTGCCAGTGCACTACCCTGGCCGCGTGCACAGGACCAACGCCATCCCAGCCTACCCTACAAGGACAAGCATGGACTCCCATGGGAACCCCGTCACACTGCTGACCATGGACCGGCACGGGGAGCAGAGCCTCTATTCGCCACAAACCCCCACCTACATCCGCAGCTACCCACCCCTCCACCTGGACCACACCCTGGCCCCTCACCGCTGTGGCCTGGAGCACCGGGCCTATTCGCCAGCCCACCCCTTCCGCAGGCCCAAGTTCAGCGGCCGCAGCTTTTCCAAGGCAGCTTGCTTCTCCCAGTATGAGACCATGTACCAACACTACTACTTCCAGGGCCTCAGCTACCCTGAGCAGGAGGGTCAGGCCGCACCCAGCCTCGCTCCCAGGGGCCCTTCCCGTGCCTTTCCCCCGAGTGGCAGCAGCAGCCTGCTCTTCCCCACTGTGGTGCACATGGCCCCGCCCTCCCACCTGGAGAGTGGCAGCACATCCAGCTTTAGCTGCTACCACGGCCAGCGCTCGGTGTGCAGCGGCTACCTGGCCGACTGCCCGGgcagtgacagcagcagcagcagcagcagctctggccAGTGCCACTGCTCCTCCAGTGACTCCATGGTGGACTGCACTGAGGTCAGCAACCAAGGCGTGTACGGGAGCTGCTCCACCTTCCGCAGCTCCCTCAGCAGCGACTATGACCCCTTCATCTACCGCAGCCGGAGCCCCTGTCGCACCAGTGACGTGGGGGGCTCGGGCACCTCTGGCTGGGGGCCTGTCATGCGCCTTGAGGGCTCCCTGCCACCTGAGGAGCTCCTGGCAGCCCACAGTCCAGGCGCTGGGCAGGGAGAGCCttggcctggccctgcctctcccGCGGGGGACCGGCTGTCCACCTGCAGCCTCGAGATGGACTACAGCAGCAACTCCTCCCTGGAGCACAGGGCGCCCAATAGCTCTACCTCAGAAGTGGGGCTCGAGGCTTCTCCTGGGGCCGCCCCAGACCTCAGGAGGACCTGGAAGGGGAGCCGTGAGGGGCCCTCGTGTGCCTGCTGCTGCGAGCTCCAGCCCTCCGCACTGGAGCCCAGCGTAGGAGGAGCGGGGGGCAGCACCTTGTTCCTGGGCACCCCGCTCTGTGAGGGCTGTGGCCCCACAGGTGGGGAGTCACAGCCGGGAAGCTCCCAGGGCCTATATGGCCTTCACCCAGACCATTTGCCCAGGACAGATGGGGTGAAATATGAGGGCCTGCCCTGCTGCTTCTATGAAGAGAAGCAGGTGGCCCATGGTGGCGGAGGGGGCAGCGGCTGCTACACTGAGGACTGCTCGGTGAGCGTGCAGTACACGCTCGCCCAGGAGGCCCCGCCCAGCTGCCACCCAGGGGCCCGGGACCTGAGCCAGCGCATCCCCATCATTCCAGAGGATGTGGACTGTGAGTTGGGCCTGTCCTTGGACTGCCATGGAACCCACGGCCTTGGCCCTTGGGGTGGGACGCCGGGCCTGGACGCCCTGTGGCCCCACAGGGGTCTGGGAGCAGCTCAGGAAGAAGAGCGGGTTCTGTGCTGCCAGGCCAGGGCACCGCTGCCCCCTGGATgtctcctggaggaggcaggggccacCAGGGCCAACTTACCCGGTGCCTCCCAGGACACTCAGGAGTCCAACGCCACAGCCACTGAGGCTGCAGGTGAGAGCAGGAGATGACAGTAGGCCAGAGTCGgggtcctcttctctctctctggtggTTTTCTAGGTGACTTCCTTTGTGTCTCTGACTTTAAACACCGTCTGTACCTGATGACTTCCCAGTGTTATTCCCCAACCCAGCCTCCTCTGAGTTCCAGACCCACCGTGCCCTCTCCTTCCATGATTTCTGCCCCCAAATGCTACATAAGCATCCCATCCTCATGTCCACAGCAGCACTCTTGAGTTCCTCCCTCTGGGCCCACCCTTCTCCAAGGCTCCCCAcccagctgctcaggccaaaagCCCAGGCACCATCCCCGGGCCTGCCCTGTCGCTCGCTCACCTGTGTCCTGGGCTACTCCACCTGTCTGTGAGAACCACATGTGCTTGTTTTCCCTCTGTCCAGAAAACTGAACTCCCAGAAAAATGAAACCGAGCAAAAGACATGCAGAATCCAAGTCCAGAATTTATTATTAGACTCAGCAGACATTGCCAGATAACTATAAAATTTCCTAACATTTTGTCTCAGTAATTAAACTGTGCAGGCCAGACCTTGTAGCAGTACAAGTTCCACCTCGAAACTGTATTCCAAACTTATCTACTGTGCCTCCCCACCTGCTCTCCCCTCCGTCGGgcccatttcctctctctggggGAGGACAGTGGCCTTCTGACTGGTCTGTCGCTAGTCTTGCGTTCCTCATGGCAAGCAGGGGAGTGTTCTTTGAAACACAGGTCTATGTCTTTACACTAGAAGACCCTTCAGTGACTTGCCATTTCctttcgatttttttttttaaagattttattttttcctttttctccccaaagccccctggtacatagttgtgtattcttcgttgtgggttcttctagttgtggcatgtgggacgccgcctcagcgtggtctgatgagcagtgccatgtccgcgcccaggattcgaaccaacgaaacactgggccgcctgcagcggagcgcgcgaacttaaccactcggccacggggccagccccatcctttcgaattttaaaactgtaaactCTTCACCCAGTTCTATATGATCCGGCCCCTGCCTACCCCTCTGACCCCCTCCTCCTTTGCTCCCCTCCTTGCCCTATGGCCTCAGTCCTGTTCCTCCAACGCGACAAGTTCCAGCCTCCATACCCCTCTGCCGCTTCTCTCCtccagatctcagcttaaatgacGCCCTCCAGCCCCCTCCGAGGTTACTCTCCCACTGTTTCCTTACTTCCCTGGTTATCACAATCTGAAATTACTTTGTTTTGGGGTCTGTACACTCTGTGAGAGGGtcttctctgctcttcccagTGCCTGCCACAGTGCCTGATCCACATCTTTTCATGCTAAGGGCTTCCAGAAGGCTCTGCACATCCAGTTGAGGGGAGGCCAGCTCTCTAGGAGGCATGTGTACTCCTAGCACAGAATGAGGAGCTCTCGGAAACAGAGCGCTTCTTCAGCCCTTTACCATATGCAGTCTGTCCAGTCTTAGGAGCTGTCACTTCCGGAGAGCCTGCCACACGCTGGGGACAGGCACCCAAGTCCCTTACCTGGTCCCCGTGCGGAGCCCCCGAAGGCTGCCATGCCCGCTCCCTCTCCTGATgattgttctctctcctccaggacaGAGATCTCACCCAGCAGAAGGTGGCGGCAGCCCGGGTGCCTGAGCCCAGAAGGAACTCTTATGTGGAAATGGGAACTGCACGGAGACTCCAAATTCTGACTTCcttcagaaaaaacagaaaatttttgtAGCTTTGACAAACACACAAAAGTGGTAATAAAGAGAGCCCTCCTTCTCAACCCAAAATGTGAGCCACCTGTGGCAAACCCTCCCCCCACAATTAACAAACCAACAGACACAATTCTCTGAGTCCTTTGCCTCTTTTGATAACATgttattcttctgttttgtaaAGTGTGTGTGCTTGGGGTTCCGAGGTGTGTGGGATTGaattctctgctttgttttttaagatattatatgtaaatgtaaaaagttatttaaatatatattttaaagaacccTAACCGCCAActtttgctgaaaaaaaaaatcactgctgcATTAATTGAACCACACCATGTGTAGATACTGTTGTCTCCCCGGAGGGAGCTCAGGCCTTTGAAAAGCTCAGGGCTACACCTGCCTTAGAAAATGAACCAGAAACTTGAAGTAAAGCTAGTTGATATGGGTACAAACTCTGAGGAACAATGCAatgctgcctctttctttctcgTGGCAAATCCCAACGTACAAACTTTCAGGTTTCCTGGGAAGCCATGCCCCTCCAGCCCACACCTTTAGGCAGCTGATGGAAACAGCTAGGAATAGGGCGGAAGGTCTGCAGCACTGGGGAGCCGGGAGGAGCCATTGCTACATAAGCCCCATGGTGACAGGGACGCTTCTGCCCAGTGTCCTCAGTCTGTCCCCTCGGGTCATCGTTCTAAGTAAAAGGACAATTCACAATCCTGATCTTGGGCTTCCTACCACTGGCTGCAGAAATGGTTTGACGGGGTGTGTGGGGACAAACACCCAGGAGGAATGTACTTTTGCGGCCTTGGTGTCCGATGGGGCTGGGAGAGAGCGCTCTCGTAACCCGGAGAAGGGACGGAGGGCGCGCCGGAGCGTGCCTCTGCGCATGCGTCTGTGTGGGCGCAGCCACGCCCCTCGGCTGCTCAGGCCTCGGGCTGCCTTCCTGGGGGCGCAAGGCTGGGACCCCGCGGGGTCTGCGCGAGCTCCGCTTGAAGATACGGTTCCCATCCCACTTCGCCACCGAAGCACCGCTTCAGGGTTATTCAGGCCTCTGCCTCATGGCTGAAAGTGTGCATCTCGCCTGCAAATGTCTACTATCCTTTTTACCTAATGCACTATTATGTTTTGGTTTTccatgagacagagaaagagactaTCAGATAGTTTAGACCCAAAGGGTaggtttttgtatatttttccagccttttgttgttgttttttaagaggGAGGGAGAGTTAAAAACCcaaaccatttctttttaaagatgtttccattttaaaagggaGAATCTATTTAAAGCTATTTCAGATCAGGGATTGTCATCCTTTTTGTCCAATGTATTTCttgttctaaaaaaattttttttagaagaaaCTAATCACATTAGCCTTGTGCTTGCTGACTCTTCTGgtcacttttatttattcatttattcagcagataTTGTCATCTGAAATGCTCATATGCGGAGTAGGAACATTTCGACCTGGCCCCCTGTAGGTGGGGAAATAGAGATCGTGGGTTGCCAGGCAACTGTGATGACTCCTCCGGTAAGGCTCAGGGGAAGTCAGCCCAGGGTCCAGACCAGAACGTTTTGAATGAGAATCTCACTGTATCAGaatccttttttcttaaaaactccaGCTTATGATGAGGAAATTTGCCTACTTCTAGCCAAGATTTGACAAAGAAATTCTAGCGTCAAATGATTGAGCCTTTTGCCATTTAGGAACTCACTGTGGTAAGATTTGTCCTCCAGCCTCAGTAGCGCAGTCTCTTGGGGGCGGCCCCCCGACCTCCTCACCGCCCCCGGGCTGTGCCCAGCACACCTGTTGGCCAGGGTGTGAGAAGCCCTAAGCTGTTGCCATGTGATCTGGGCTGCCTTTATTTCTCAGGCCAGGAGGAGCAGCTGCTGAGGACAACAGCTTGCATTACATGGGTttagggaaggggtggggagtaTGGCTTCTAACATGAACTGCAAAAAACAGCTTCTcattgttgagattttttttgttgtttgtggttttgtttttttttgtttttaatgccttTGAGGGcatattattttccttgtctGAAACCATACCCCCAAAGTGGCTTTCTTTAGCCCAGGCTGGAAAACTGCTCAACAGCCTTAAGCAATAAATAGATGAGTAGAGAATGTGACTTCAACTGGGcttgttaaaataaatgtgtctaattttcatttgaaagagCAACAACTACGGATGGCAAAAGAAGCACATTTAACTTTTGTAGTTTACAGGGtggtagaaacagaaaaatgaaactttaaatatCAGCCATTGTCTTAAATTTGTGTTGGCTCGCTAGACAGGGAGGTCACCAGGATATAGTAACCAACTATATTAATGCCTCAccattcaaataaaaagaaatatcttctttGAAGTTGTAAAACTCCAGTAATGATGACAAATAGCTTTTTTGTTGGCCTCTCCGTGGTGGGTGGGGGTTATCTAGAGGTGGAAACTGGGAGCATAGCATTTTCCATTGAGAACCACCCCCCCAGCCAGAGTGGGAGTGGGACTGCTGGGCGTGGTCCCGTGGCCCAGCCCTGGGTGTAGGACAGCCACGTAAACTGACCAGTGCTACCAACCAGTTTAAAATGGGAGTTTGGGAGTTCTGATCAACAAGGTACCTCTTTGTGGTAGACACAGCCCCAGTGTGCTGGCTTTAATTCGCTCAGTCTCTTCACCTCTCTTCTGAACCCAAGCCATTTTATAAAGCTCCATCTGCTGTCCCAGCGCTCAGACCCTCCCTCATGTGCTGCTAGTTTCTACTCAAAGTTCATGCAGGactaatgcttttaaaatgaggtctgaaaaataattactaatcaagagtattattttttaaacagaactgcctttttctattctttatataAACTCT
This genomic interval carries:
- the ZNRF3 gene encoding E3 ubiquitin-protein ligase ZNRF3 → MHPLGLCNNNDEEDLYEYGWVGVVKLEQPELDPKPCLTVLGKAKRAVQRGATAVIFDVSENPEAIDQLNQGSEDPLKRPVVYVKGADAIKLMNIVNKQKVARARIQHRPPRQPTEYFDMGIFLAFFVVVSLVCLILLVKIKLKQRRSQNSMNRLAVQALEKMETRKFNSKSKGRREGSCGALDTLSSSSTSDCAICLEKYIDGEELRVIPCTHRFHRKCVDPWLLQHHTCPHCRHNIIEQKGNPSTMCVETSNLARSRQQRVILPVHYPGRVHRTNAIPAYPTRTSMDSHGNPVTLLTMDRHGEQSLYSPQTPTYIRSYPPLHLDHTLAPHRCGLEHRAYSPAHPFRRPKFSGRSFSKAACFSQYETMYQHYYFQGLSYPEQEGQAAPSLAPRGPSRAFPPSGSSSLLFPTVVHMAPPSHLESGSTSSFSCYHGQRSVCSGYLADCPGSDSSSSSSSSGQCHCSSSDSMVDCTEVSNQGVYGSCSTFRSSLSSDYDPFIYRSRSPCRTSDVGGSGTSGWGPVMRLEGSLPPEELLAAHSPGAGQGEPWPGPASPAGDRLSTCSLEMDYSSNSSLEHRAPNSSTSEVGLEASPGAAPDLRRTWKGSREGPSCACCCELQPSALEPSVGGAGGSTLFLGTPLCEGCGPTGGESQPGSSQGLYGLHPDHLPRTDGVKYEGLPCCFYEEKQVAHGGGGGSGCYTEDCSVSVQYTLAQEAPPSCHPGARDLSQRIPIIPEDVDCELGLSLDCHGTHGLGPWGGTPGLDALWPHRGLGAAQEEERVLCCQARAPLPPGCLLEEAGATRANLPGASQDTQESNATATEAAGQRSHPAEGGGSPGA